The following are encoded together in the Gorilla gorilla gorilla isolate KB3781 chromosome 14, NHGRI_mGorGor1-v2.1_pri, whole genome shotgun sequence genome:
- the LOC129526136 gene encoding cytochrome c-like, with protein MGDAEKGKKIFVQKCAQCHTVEKGGKQKTGPNLHGLFRWKTGQAIGLSYIDTDKNKGITWGEDTLIEYCPENPRKYIPGTKMIFASIKNNAERADLIAYLKKVTSE; from the coding sequence ATGGGTGATgctgagaaaggcaagaaaattttTGTTCAGAAGTGTGCCCAGTGCCACACCGTGGAAAAGGGAGGCAAACAAAAGACTGGGCCTAATCTCCATGGTCTCTTCAGGTGGAAGACAGGTCAGGCCATTGGATTATCTTACATAGACACCGATAAGAACAAAGGCATCACCTGGGGAGAGGATACACTGATAGAGTATTGCCCTGAGAATCCCAGGAAGTACATTCCTGGAACAAAAATGATCTTTGCCAGCATTAAGAACAATGCAGAAAGGGCAGACTTGATAGCTTATCTCAAAAAAGTTACTAGTGAGTAA